One genomic segment of Erysipelotrichaceae bacterium 66202529 includes these proteins:
- a CDS encoding cold-shock protein: MSTGKVKWFNADKGYGFITTDAGQDLFVHYSEIQTNGFRTLEEGSKVSFEINTNDRGDHAANVTVI; the protein is encoded by the coding sequence ATGAGTACAGGTAAAGTAAAATGGTTTAATGCAGACAAAGGATACGGATTTATCACAACAGATGCAGGACAGGATCTGTTCGTACATTATTCTGAAATCCAGACAAACGGATTCCGTACACTGGAAGAAGGATCTAAAGTAAGCTTTGAAATCAACACGAACGATCGTGGAGATCACGCAGCTAACGTAACCGTAATCTAA